Part of the Lentimicrobium sp. L6 genome, CTCTTTTTCGTTTAGAGTTACTTTTTCGAGCAACCAATAGATTTATGTTCTCTGCCTCTTTAAGCATATCTTCAATCTTATAATTGGTATATCCGGAATCAGCATAAATTTTACTTCCTTCAGGTAGATAAAAAGGCATTTGTTTTAAGGCTTCTGAATCATGTTTACTCCCTGGCAGAAAGGTGTACTCAACTGGGATACCGTCAGTTGTTACCAAAACATGTACATTAAATCCATAAAAATACCTACGCATAGTTGCTTTCCTTCCCCGATAGATTTCACCTTGAATGAGTTTTGAACTGGAAATCCGCATATTATCACATGTATGGATTGGAAAACTATCAATTATGTATTCAGATGATATATTTACCTTCTTTATCATTTCAGAGAGTTGGAAAAACAAATCGACTATTAATTCTCTGATTAAATGCAATCGCCTATTAAACCGGCTTTTGGAAAGCATTTTGGGAATCAGTCCTGTAGACTTCATAAAGCAAATGGCTTTTTCTTGGTTTCCTCCAAAATACAGTGCTGATATCAAGGCTGTTGTGATAATCTCAGAATCAATTACTCGCCTGTTTTTGGGTTCTTTATGCTCAATTTCTATTAGTAAATCATCAATTATTGTGTATATTGCTGTCGATTTTTTAATCATATCCTCCAGATTAATTTGTTTCACAGCAACAATTTGGGGGATTTTTTTGTAAAAACATATACTTAACTGATTATCAGGTGTGTTTTGTTAATAAATTTCTTTTTCTTGTTAACATCACAACATCTTCACAATTCCATAAACATTTTAAATCAGCAAGATAAGTAGCAACTTGAGTTAATTAGGATTCAATTTGAATATAGGAGCTTTAGTTTTTTTATATTTACACAAGATTGATGGTTGCTAACCAAGAATGATTATTTGAGTCAATAATATTAAGCATAAACCATTAAAATAATGAAAGTTCATTTTTATTTGATAAATATTAGGCTTGGATAAAGACCGTTTATATCTACTCATGGTACTTTAAAAATCGCTGTGTGAAGTTCAAAAACTGATTAGTAAAAAACATAAAACATGTTCAAAAAAGAAACATATATAAATCGCCGCCAGCAACTGGCAAGAGATGTAGATAAAGGCATCCTACTGTTCATTGGAAATAGCGAAAGCCCCATGAATTATCCCGACAATACCTATCGCTATCGACAAGATTCAAGTTTCAATTATTTCTTTGGCTTGATACACCCAGACTTAGCTGCCATAATCGATGTGGAATCAGGAGAAGAAGTCATTTATGGGGATGATTATACCATTGATCATATCGTTTGGATGGGAAATCAGCCTAGCATCAAAGAAAGAGCATCAAGCTGTGGAATAAACAAAACAGCCAACACAGCTCAATTGGTTCAAGACCTTCAAAAAGCACAAACTGCCAGAAGACCCATTCATTTCTTGCCATTATATAGAGGAGACAGTAAAATTAAGCTATTTGAGTATTTGGGCATTAAGCCTTCCGAAATACCAGAAAAGCACAGTCTCGAATTCGTAAAAGCAGTGATCAAACAAAGAAACTATAAATCAGCGGAGGAGGTCGCTGAGATAGATAAGGCCTGTGATATAACTGTGGATATGCATTTGGCCGCCATGCGCTCTACTCATCCTGGTATCTTAGAAGCACAAGTAGCAGCAGAAGTAGAAAAGATAGCTTTAGCTCATGACGGTTGTGTGAGTTTCCCTGTGATTGCCACCATCAACGGACAAACATTACACAATCACTATCATGGAAATACCATTCAAGATGGGCAGATGTTTCTTTTAGATGCTGGTGCCGAAACAGCCTCTGGATATGCTGGAGATATGTCCAGTACTTTTCCGGTTGGGAAAACATTTACTACTCGCCAAAAAGAGATTTACCAGGTGGCACTCAATGCTCACGAAGCCGCAATTGCCATGCTAAAACCAGGTATTCCATTTAAAGAAGTATATTACGAATCGGCCAGAGAGGTATTAAGAGGAATGAAAGATTTGGGCTTTGTAAAAGGCGATGTTCATGAAGCCGCTGCTGCTGGTGCTCATGCCATGTTCTTTCCTTGCGGATTAGGCCATATGATGGGAATGGATGTGCACGATATGGAAGATCTAGGCGAGCAATATGTGGGTTATGATAATGAAGAGAAAAGCACACAGTTTGGGCCTAAGTCACTTCGTTTGGGTCGTAAATTAGAACCCGGATTCGTTCTAACCATTGAGCCTGGCATCTATTTTATTCCACAACTCATCGATTTATGGAAAAAGGAAAGAAGATTCGAGGAATTCTTGAATTATGACAAAATAAACGAATATCGCGACTTTGGTGGATGTAGAAACGAAGAAGATTTCTTGATTACCGAAGATGCTTATCAGCTATTGGGAAAACCATTACCAAAGACCATTAAGGATGTAGAGAGTGAACGCTTAAAAGCTTTTTAATATTCAACCCAAAAGGTAACAAAGGACAACACTAGGGTATAAAAGGATTTTACTTATTTACCTTCGTGTTGTACATTAGGTCCTTAGTGGTAAAAACAAAATAAACAATGCGAATCATTTCTGCCGAAATCATCGAAAAATCCATTCCACCTTCTCTATGGATAAACACCATGGAGGAGGCTTTATTAGCTAATGAAAAAGAAGACTATGTCACACCAAATCGTATGCATGTAATGGTTCAAGAGAATACACTTCTACTTATGCCATCTGTTGGTCCTAAAAACTATGCCACCAAATTAGTCTCAGTTTTTCCCGGAAATAAAAACCTCAAGAAAGCGTTAATACAAGGCATAGTGATTTTAAATGACGGAGAAACTGGAGAAGGTTTAGCATTATTGAATGGAAGCCAATTAACGGCCATGAGAACCTCTGCTATTGCAGCTATTGGACTTAGATATTTAAGCCCTGAAAACACCAATAGCCTAGGAATTGTCGGAGGAGGATTTCAAGGAAAACATCTAGCTTGGTTTGCTTCCGAAGAAAGACCCATTGAAAAGATTTATTTAATGGATTATTCTGAGGAGGTCATAACCGACTTTATCATTTTTATTAAAAACAAAAAGCCTGGAATAGAAGTAGTGGTTTGTAAGGATGCACAAGAATTATTAAGCAAAACGAGTTTGGTGTTCACAGCCACAAGTTCTAGTCAACCTGTTTTACCAAACCATGCAGAATTGCTTAAAAACAAATGCATAATAGGTGTGGGCTCCTATAAACCAGAGATGCGAGAATTTCCCGAGGCACTCTATCCTCTCGTCAACGAAATTTGGATTGATGCAGAACACGGTAAACAAGAAACTGGTGATTTAATATATCCACAAGAACAAGCTTTAATAGACTCCTCAAAAATCAGGACGATTAGCAAATTGATAGGAAAATGCAAACTCACAAAAGGAACCAGAATCTACAAAACTGTAGGACTAGCTACCTTCGATCTTTTTGCTGCTCAAATGGTCTACGATTATTGTAAAAAAGAAAATTTAGGAGTTGAAGTTGAATTATAAAGCTCTTTGCGACTCTGCGCCTTTGCGTGAAAAAAAATGAAAATGAAAAATCTAAAAAACTGGAAATACCAGCCACCCAAAAACTGGCTCAACATCAAAACCATAGACCTTCACACTGGCGGAGAACCCCTGCGAGTACTCTATGATGGAATCCCAGAACTCAAAGGAAATAGCATCCTCGAAAAAAGAAGATATTTCAAAGAAAACTGGGACCATATTCGTACAGGTACCATGTTTGAGCCTCGAGGTCATGCCGACATGTATGGTGCTTTTATCACAGAACCCATCACTGAGCATGCCGACTTTGGAACTTTCTTCATCCATAACGAAGGTTATTCTACCATGTGTGGCCATGCTATTATAGCTCTTACCAAACTGGTGTTCGATACCGAATTGATAGAAAAAGAAGGCAACGAACCAGAGCTTATCATCGATGCTCCTCCAGGATTAATCCGCTCCAAAGCCTTTAGAAAAAACGGGAAAGTTGAAAAGGTTTCCTTCTTGAATGTTCCATCTTTTCTATTGCTCAGAGATAAAGAAGTTCAGGTAGAAGGTATAGGAAAAGTCAAATTCGATGTGGCCTATGGAGGTGCTTTTTACGCCTTTGTAGATGCTGACGAATTGGGCATCGGAATGTTGGAAGAAAATTATAATCAACTCATAGATTGGGGCCGGAAAATAAAACATGCCGTCATGAAAAACTTCGACATTAAGCACCCTTTCGAGGAAGATTTGAGTTTTCTCTATGGAACTATCTTTACCGGAAAAGCTCAGAAGCCAGTTCATCACAGTAGGAATATTTGCATTTTTGCAGATGGAGAAGTCGATCGATCTTCTACAGGCTCAGGAGTAAGTGCAAGAGCAGCGCTACACCATGCCAAAGGAGAATTAGAGGAGGGTCAAAAAATCACCATCGAGAGTATTCTAGGAACTACCATGGATGTGGAAATAAAAGAGTTAACAAGCTATGGCCCATATAAAGCTGTGGTACCAGAAGTTAGCGGAACTGCTCATATTACAGGTCAACATGAGTTTTACTTTGACCCTGAGGATCCTTTACGCGAGGGTTTTATCTTTCGGTAGTTTTATATCATACCAAG contains:
- a CDS encoding ornithine cyclodeaminase family protein, which encodes MRIISAEIIEKSIPPSLWINTMEEALLANEKEDYVTPNRMHVMVQENTLLLMPSVGPKNYATKLVSVFPGNKNLKKALIQGIVILNDGETGEGLALLNGSQLTAMRTSAIAAIGLRYLSPENTNSLGIVGGGFQGKHLAWFASEERPIEKIYLMDYSEEVITDFIIFIKNKKPGIEVVVCKDAQELLSKTSLVFTATSSSQPVLPNHAELLKNKCIIGVGSYKPEMREFPEALYPLVNEIWIDAEHGKQETGDLIYPQEQALIDSSKIRTISKLIGKCKLTKGTRIYKTVGLATFDLFAAQMVYDYCKKENLGVEVEL
- a CDS encoding aminopeptidase P family protein produces the protein MFKKETYINRRQQLARDVDKGILLFIGNSESPMNYPDNTYRYRQDSSFNYFFGLIHPDLAAIIDVESGEEVIYGDDYTIDHIVWMGNQPSIKERASSCGINKTANTAQLVQDLQKAQTARRPIHFLPLYRGDSKIKLFEYLGIKPSEIPEKHSLEFVKAVIKQRNYKSAEEVAEIDKACDITVDMHLAAMRSTHPGILEAQVAAEVEKIALAHDGCVSFPVIATINGQTLHNHYHGNTIQDGQMFLLDAGAETASGYAGDMSSTFPVGKTFTTRQKEIYQVALNAHEAAIAMLKPGIPFKEVYYESAREVLRGMKDLGFVKGDVHEAAAAGAHAMFFPCGLGHMMGMDVHDMEDLGEQYVGYDNEEKSTQFGPKSLRLGRKLEPGFVLTIEPGIYFIPQLIDLWKKERRFEEFLNYDKINEYRDFGGCRNEEDFLITEDAYQLLGKPLPKTIKDVESERLKAF
- a CDS encoding IS982 family transposase, with protein sequence MIKKSTAIYTIIDDLLIEIEHKEPKNRRVIDSEIITTALISALYFGGNQEKAICFMKSTGLIPKMLSKSRFNRRLHLIRELIVDLFFQLSEMIKKVNISSEYIIDSFPIHTCDNMRISSSKLIQGEIYRGRKATMRRYFYGFNVHVLVTTDGIPVEYTFLPGSKHDSEALKQMPFYLPEGSKIYADSGYTNYKIEDMLKEAENINLLVARKSNSKRKR
- a CDS encoding proline racemase family protein — translated: MKNLKNWKYQPPKNWLNIKTIDLHTGGEPLRVLYDGIPELKGNSILEKRRYFKENWDHIRTGTMFEPRGHADMYGAFITEPITEHADFGTFFIHNEGYSTMCGHAIIALTKLVFDTELIEKEGNEPELIIDAPPGLIRSKAFRKNGKVEKVSFLNVPSFLLLRDKEVQVEGIGKVKFDVAYGGAFYAFVDADELGIGMLEENYNQLIDWGRKIKHAVMKNFDIKHPFEEDLSFLYGTIFTGKAQKPVHHSRNICIFADGEVDRSSTGSGVSARAALHHAKGELEEGQKITIESILGTTMDVEIKELTSYGPYKAVVPEVSGTAHITGQHEFYFDPEDPLREGFIFR